One genomic segment of Trichococcus shcherbakoviae includes these proteins:
- a CDS encoding sensor histidine kinase, translating to MFLVLLASMYFRTKDSYIVYWLIYLEIIVMITLIIVLNGSYNGIVLLVFADILYNTKKIKYWPALLVVSFGLLIISDYAILSLIVRMPSIETYINFYPSGARTLILFFRNILASLNIVGFISFLATSLFVQQKEKQRVGEQLAMVSRVNVELKNYANLTEKIGEDNERKRISREIHDTLGHALTGISAGVDACIAIIDIDPEKTKQQLLLVSDVVRMGIKDVRRSLYKLRPGVLEDSTLKDGLTKMIAEYEGVSNLKIDLYYKWDNVDIENTKEDIIFRMIQESITNSLRHGHATEIEINMFVYDNEYVIIIQDNGTGCESIKCGYGLKQMCERVSILNGTIRFSGENGFRTAIEIPIERGINYD from the coding sequence TTGTTCTTGGTATTACTGGCGAGTATGTACTTCCGCACGAAAGACAGTTACATCGTTTATTGGCTGATCTATTTGGAAATTATCGTGATGATCACATTGATCATCGTTTTGAACGGCAGTTACAATGGCATCGTGTTGTTGGTGTTCGCAGATATTTTGTACAATACAAAGAAAATTAAATATTGGCCCGCACTGTTGGTCGTCAGCTTTGGACTGCTGATCATCTCTGATTATGCCATTCTTTCGCTCATTGTCAGAATGCCGTCAATTGAAACCTATATTAATTTTTATCCCAGCGGAGCCAGAACGTTGATCTTGTTCTTCAGAAACATCCTTGCTTCGCTGAATATCGTTGGCTTCATTTCTTTTCTGGCGACTTCTTTATTTGTCCAACAAAAAGAAAAACAACGGGTCGGAGAACAGTTGGCGATGGTCTCACGCGTAAATGTCGAATTGAAGAACTATGCCAATCTGACTGAAAAAATCGGCGAAGATAACGAACGGAAAAGAATCTCCAGGGAAATACACGATACGCTGGGCCATGCTCTGACCGGAATATCGGCGGGTGTCGATGCCTGCATTGCCATCATTGATATCGATCCGGAAAAAACGAAACAGCAACTGTTGCTGGTCAGCGACGTTGTCAGGATGGGCATCAAAGATGTGCGGCGTTCCTTGTATAAATTGCGCCCGGGCGTTTTGGAAGACAGCACGCTGAAAGATGGATTGACCAAAATGATCGCCGAGTATGAAGGCGTATCCAATCTGAAAATAGATTTATATTACAAATGGGATAATGTTGATATTGAGAATACCAAAGAGGATATCATTTTCAGGATGATCCAGGAATCGATCACCAATTCTTTGCGGCATGGGCATGCTACGGAAATTGAAATCAATATGTTCGTCTACGATAATGAATATGTCATCATCATCCAAGATAATGGCACGGGTTGCGAAAGCATCAAATGTGGTTATGGGTTAAAGCAGATGTGTGAACGCGTTTCTATCTTAAATGGGACGATCAGATTTTCTGGCGAGAACGGTTTCCGGACTGCCATAGAAATACCGATCGAAAGGGGAATAAATTATGATTAA
- a CDS encoding response regulator transcription factor, whose protein sequence is MIKVMIADDQELIRQSLEIVLSTKPDLEVVSTVADGFEVLESIKKCKPDVILMDIRMPKMDGVYCTKMVKEQYPEIKIIILTTFDDNEFVFSALKYGASGYLLKGVSMDGLHQAILTVINGGAMINPDIATKVFKKFSQMVTSSYAIQVHDKNVADISNREMKVIQQVGFGLSNKEISQKLFLSEGTVRNYLSTILSKLDLRDRTQLAIWAVQTGQTTKDFGNDHD, encoded by the coding sequence ATGATTAAAGTAATGATTGCCGATGATCAAGAGTTGATTAGACAATCCTTGGAAATTGTCTTGTCAACGAAACCGGATCTTGAAGTTGTATCAACCGTAGCTGATGGTTTTGAAGTGCTGGAAAGCATCAAGAAATGCAAACCGGATGTCATTCTGATGGACATCCGGATGCCCAAAATGGATGGCGTCTACTGCACGAAGATGGTGAAGGAACAATACCCTGAAATTAAAATCATTATCCTGACTACTTTCGATGACAATGAATTTGTGTTCAGTGCTTTAAAATACGGCGCCAGCGGGTATTTGTTGAAAGGCGTCAGCATGGACGGCTTGCACCAAGCCATTCTGACCGTCATCAATGGGGGCGCGATGATCAACCCGGATATCGCCACTAAAGTGTTCAAAAAATTCTCGCAAATGGTAACCAGCAGTTATGCGATCCAAGTGCATGACAAAAATGTTGCGGATATCTCCAACCGTGAAATGAAGGTCATCCAACAAGTGGGATTCGGCCTGTCCAACAAAGAAATATCGCAAAAGCTGTTCTTGTCGGAGGGAACGGTCCGGAATTACCTCAGCACCATTTTGTCCAAATTGGATTTAAGGGATCGGACCCAACTGGCCATTTGGGCAGTCCAAACGGGACAAACGACAAAAGACTTCGGTAATGATCATGACTAA
- a CDS encoding ABC transporter substrate-binding protein, whose protein sequence is MTKMKKVFLALIGFSLLMIYLFVSSRREVTITLGMFTGSNWDVYNAESYKVIDDAIEKFEKEHPNVTIEYKSGILKQDYSAWLASNIASGEQPDVFMVLAEDFNKLSSLGALMPLDELIKANNVSTDIFYESALSSGSYQNTQYALPYEINPTMMCVNRDLLEKEGIVIPEGNWTIEEFYQICAQVTKDTDGDGTIDQYGSYGFKWQDAVNGYGISLFDEEGASSNLNQSDVREALSYIQKLKDLNKGYQVSSEDFDKGNVAFCPLTFAQYRTYQPYPYRVSKYSTFKWSCLAMPGTIANQKTSQIATSLIAINSKTTQQQLAFEFLETLTIDQEIQQELFENSQGASALKSVMASDSTKALLDQDAMSNYSLKQDVLDDIIENAVIEPKFKKYNNIIERCDYLITNALNENKIDDELVDIEKEIDNLLK, encoded by the coding sequence ATGACTAAAATGAAAAAGGTATTCCTCGCATTAATCGGTTTTAGTCTGTTGATGATCTATCTGTTTGTCAGCTCTCGCCGGGAAGTCACGATTACGCTGGGGATGTTCACCGGCAGCAATTGGGATGTCTACAATGCGGAAAGTTATAAAGTGATCGATGATGCCATCGAAAAATTCGAAAAGGAACATCCTAACGTAACGATAGAGTATAAGAGCGGCATCTTGAAACAAGATTATTCAGCCTGGTTAGCTTCCAATATCGCCAGCGGGGAGCAACCGGATGTTTTTATGGTATTGGCTGAAGATTTCAATAAGTTGTCTTCATTGGGCGCATTGATGCCGTTGGATGAATTGATCAAAGCTAACAACGTAAGTACTGATATCTTCTATGAAAGTGCGCTCAGTTCGGGCAGTTACCAAAATACGCAATATGCCTTACCCTATGAGATCAACCCGACCATGATGTGCGTCAATCGCGATCTGTTGGAAAAGGAAGGTATCGTGATACCTGAGGGTAATTGGACGATCGAAGAATTTTATCAAATCTGTGCACAAGTAACCAAGGATACGGATGGTGATGGCACGATCGATCAGTATGGCTCCTATGGTTTTAAATGGCAAGATGCGGTCAATGGTTATGGCATCAGCTTGTTTGATGAGGAGGGTGCCTCAAGCAATCTGAATCAAAGCGATGTAAGAGAAGCCCTATCCTATATTCAAAAACTGAAAGACCTGAATAAGGGCTATCAAGTATCGTCAGAGGACTTCGATAAAGGCAATGTCGCTTTTTGCCCGTTGACGTTTGCGCAATACCGGACTTATCAACCATATCCTTATCGCGTCAGTAAATATTCTACTTTCAAATGGAGTTGCTTGGCGATGCCCGGGACAATCGCTAATCAAAAGACTTCCCAAATAGCCACCTCTTTGATAGCGATAAATTCCAAAACGACACAGCAACAATTAGCTTTTGAGTTTCTGGAAACCTTAACGATTGATCAAGAAATTCAACAGGAACTATTTGAAAATTCGCAAGGGGCTTCCGCTTTGAAGAGTGTGATGGCCAGCGACAGCACCAAAGCGCTGCTGGATCAGGATGCCATGAGCAATTATTCCTTAAAACAAGATGTGTTGGATGACATCATCGAAAATGCGGTGATCGAACCGAAATTCAAAAAATACAACAATATCATCGAAAGATGCGATTATCTGATCACGAATGCATTGAATGAAAACAAAATTGATGATGAGCTGGTCGACATCGAAAAAGAAATCGATAATCTTTTAAAATAA
- a CDS encoding PTS sugar transporter subunit IIA: MKYVVLVSHGDFATGLKTSLDMLAGKRDDVIAVGLPDGKTADEFALMFKQAVQAVTGEDEIILLADIVGGSPLTTSLNVLADEGKLANTITIGGMNLPLALTSVLMKDSLDKETFTATVVSEAKAALQEFKLEQPEEDDEI, from the coding sequence TTGAAATATGTGGTTCTGGTAAGCCACGGCGATTTTGCGACGGGCTTAAAGACATCGTTGGATATGCTGGCTGGAAAACGGGATGATGTGATCGCAGTTGGATTGCCTGATGGGAAAACAGCGGATGAGTTTGCTTTGATGTTCAAGCAAGCTGTTCAAGCTGTGACTGGGGAGGATGAAATCATCTTGCTTGCTGATATTGTAGGCGGCTCACCTTTGACAACTTCATTGAATGTTTTAGCGGATGAAGGCAAACTTGCCAATACAATTACTATCGGCGGTATGAACTTGCCATTGGCTTTAACTTCCGTTTTGATGAAAGACAGCTTGGATAAAGAAACTTTTACCGCTACGGTCGTATCCGAAGCGAAAGCAGCTTTGCAGGAATTCAAATTAGAACAACCAGAAGAAGACGACGAAATTTAG
- a CDS encoding PTS sugar transporter subunit IIB has translation MTVSFIRIDDRMIHGQTCTRWAKEYPCDGLVAVNDKAAQSDVLKAAYKSASGLKTFIWTNEEWQQKNQKVLDSKDRYFLITKDPLDMKKILVDQKFKPGIDTVIVGPCNDREGATKLGNNQSITQAEAEAFEAMHQAGYKIKFALLPDVSIGTWENFRSKFGFK, from the coding sequence ATGACAGTATCATTTATTCGGATTGATGATCGGATGATCCACGGGCAAACATGTACGCGTTGGGCAAAAGAGTACCCTTGTGACGGGTTAGTCGCTGTGAATGATAAGGCGGCTCAGAGTGACGTTCTGAAAGCGGCCTATAAGAGTGCCAGCGGTTTAAAAACGTTCATTTGGACCAATGAGGAATGGCAACAAAAAAATCAAAAAGTATTGGACAGCAAAGATCGCTATTTCCTGATCACCAAAGATCCTTTGGACATGAAAAAGATTTTGGTGGATCAAAAATTCAAACCCGGAATCGATACTGTGATCGTAGGTCCGTGCAATGACCGTGAAGGTGCTACGAAATTGGGAAATAACCAATCGATCACACAAGCAGAAGCAGAGGCTTTTGAAGCGATGCATCAAGCTGGGTATAAAATTAAATTTGCCTTGCTGCCTGATGTTTCAATCGGAACCTGGGAAAATTTCAGAAGCAAATTTGGGTTTAAATAA
- a CDS encoding PTS sugar transporter subunit IIC, with translation MTISWIQAAMLGLFACLSSMPGLGGTSFGNYTLGRPLIGGLVSGIILGDIQTGILVGAAMQIVYIALVTPGGTVSADVRAVSYIGIPLAMVALKSYGLAALSVEGAALATSFGTMVGTLGTVLFYGTATANLAWQHIGWKAVEKGEFRKLYAVNMGLPWISHFFFSFIPTLIMCKLGADVVELIKETLPMDGLAMKTLFTVGSLLPCVGIAILLKQIVTKAVDFIPFFFGFTLAASLGINLVSATVVAAMFALINYRIKLLSLQRVVSVSGDEEEDI, from the coding sequence ATGACAATCAGTTGGATTCAAGCAGCTATGCTAGGGCTGTTCGCCTGTTTATCAAGTATGCCTGGTTTAGGCGGTACATCATTCGGAAATTATACATTAGGTCGTCCTTTAATCGGTGGTTTAGTATCAGGCATTATCTTAGGCGATATCCAAACGGGTATTTTAGTCGGTGCTGCAATGCAAATCGTGTACATCGCATTGGTCACTCCTGGTGGAACGGTCTCAGCTGACGTTCGCGCGGTCAGTTATATCGGTATCCCGCTTGCGATGGTCGCTCTAAAAAGCTATGGCTTGGCGGCTCTTAGCGTGGAAGGTGCAGCATTGGCTACATCATTCGGTACGATGGTCGGGACTTTGGGTACCGTATTATTTTACGGAACTGCAACAGCTAACTTGGCATGGCAACACATCGGTTGGAAAGCGGTGGAAAAAGGCGAATTCCGTAAGCTATATGCAGTCAATATGGGCTTGCCTTGGATTTCCCATTTCTTCTTCTCCTTTATCCCAACCTTGATCATGTGTAAATTGGGAGCCGATGTCGTTGAGTTGATCAAAGAAACCTTACCGATGGACGGCTTGGCAATGAAAACTTTATTCACAGTCGGATCCTTGCTTCCTTGCGTCGGGATTGCGATTCTGTTGAAACAAATCGTTACCAAAGCAGTAGACTTCATTCCCTTCTTCTTTGGCTTTACGTTGGCTGCTTCATTAGGGATCAACTTGGTTTCAGCGACAGTGGTTGCGGCTATGTTTGCTTTAATCAACTATCGCATCAAACTGCTGTCATTGCAAAGAGTGGTTTCAGTAAGCGGCGATGAAGAGGAGGACATTTAA
- a CDS encoding PTS system mannose/fructose/sorbose family transporter subunit IID gives MAKELSKKTLTKSFHNWYYGNLTCFSQEHMQTFGYLCSMLPIVEELYDKKEDQAKSMKTYTAFFNTEPQIGTVVVGITAGLEVARANGAADVDDETINGLRAGLMGPLAGIGDSLIVGTLIPILLGIALGLSTDGSPLGAIFYMIVWNLIAYFGMKFLYFKGYELGGKAVDFLVGPQGLALRESITLLGGMVIGAVAATWVSVKTSFALIGSDGNSILTLQDKFDSVYPGLLTASFVVGCWYLLSKKNMSPIKVMLILVVVAFVGVLVGFFNPGLTY, from the coding sequence ATGGCTAAGGAATTAAGCAAAAAAACATTGACGAAATCTTTCCACAACTGGTATTACGGAAACCTGACCTGTTTCTCCCAAGAACATATGCAAACATTTGGCTATCTATGTTCGATGCTGCCGATCGTTGAAGAACTCTATGATAAAAAAGAAGATCAAGCAAAATCGATGAAGACCTATACTGCCTTCTTCAATACGGAACCACAAATAGGTACAGTCGTAGTCGGTATCACAGCCGGGTTGGAAGTTGCTCGTGCCAACGGGGCAGCGGATGTCGATGATGAAACGATCAATGGTTTGCGTGCCGGTTTGATGGGACCTTTGGCGGGTATCGGTGACTCCCTGATCGTTGGAACGCTGATTCCGATTTTACTTGGTATCGCACTGGGCTTATCTACGGATGGCTCACCCTTAGGCGCAATTTTCTACATGATCGTGTGGAACCTGATTGCCTACTTCGGGATGAAATTCCTTTACTTCAAAGGCTATGAACTAGGCGGTAAAGCTGTTGATTTCTTAGTAGGACCACAAGGGTTGGCGTTACGTGAATCGATCACTTTATTAGGCGGAATGGTCATCGGGGCGGTTGCAGCTACTTGGGTAAGTGTCAAAACATCGTTCGCGTTGATTGGATCAGACGGAAACAGCATTTTGACGCTGCAAGACAAATTCGACTCCGTATACCCAGGCTTATTGACTGCTTCATTTGTAGTAGGCTGCTGGTATTTGCTGTCCAAAAAGAACATGTCCCCAATTAAAGTCATGTTGATTTTGGTAGTCGTTGCCTTTGTCGGCGTTTTGGTTGGATTCTTCAACCCAGGATTGACTTATTAG
- a CDS encoding sugar diacid recognition domain-containing protein, giving the protein MNEQGQLATGGLYVYAPMSVKSCKVVYINMRCRRELRGSGNMHATLTSEISQNIVNRTMKILPYNVNVMDNEGKIIGSGDPKRISMKHEVAVEVIRKKQSIEVKSEDALLWGGVKEGLNLPIVIGDEIVGVVGITGKLDEIRGYGELVKMTAEMIIEQSILEKELQLDERINREVITQLINKGYKYDTLFYKKIKILQLNLNEPRVAIVIKGNTDELRLLSRLTDMLKELIEEHDLYTTLFTGEMVILKKVSLNDGIWNEEKTLQVLKIWLTKLDRLGLEISISIGSFYSEHKEWWKSYEEAKDALVVGEKLKVTQRIFQFRDVSLYVLLSKMIPTIKENSIFRGYDKLKLNDKNLELQNTLDSYIKNSGNSKQTAAELYVHRNTVQYRLSKIHEITGKNPFFYSDLFELYLSLIVDKLD; this is encoded by the coding sequence ATGAATGAACAAGGTCAATTGGCAACGGGTGGCTTGTATGTTTATGCCCCGATGAGCGTGAAAAGTTGTAAAGTGGTGTATATAAACATGCGTTGTCGAAGAGAATTGAGAGGGAGTGGAAATATGCATGCAACTTTAACATCAGAAATTTCTCAAAATATCGTAAATCGCACGATGAAAATACTTCCGTATAATGTGAATGTTATGGATAACGAAGGTAAAATCATAGGATCTGGGGACCCGAAAAGAATATCCATGAAACATGAAGTGGCGGTTGAAGTTATCCGCAAAAAGCAATCCATAGAGGTAAAATCAGAAGATGCTCTTCTATGGGGAGGCGTAAAGGAAGGTCTGAATTTACCGATTGTAATAGGGGATGAAATTGTAGGTGTAGTAGGGATTACAGGAAAATTAGATGAAATTAGAGGCTATGGCGAGTTAGTGAAAATGACAGCTGAAATGATTATTGAACAATCGATTCTTGAGAAAGAACTTCAACTTGATGAACGCATCAACCGAGAAGTTATCACACAATTGATAAATAAAGGGTATAAATATGACACCCTGTTCTATAAAAAAATCAAAATATTACAGTTAAACTTGAATGAACCAAGGGTGGCTATTGTAATCAAAGGCAATACCGATGAATTGAGATTATTAAGCCGCTTAACAGATATGCTGAAGGAATTAATTGAAGAACACGATTTATATACCACCCTGTTCACAGGAGAAATGGTGATACTAAAAAAAGTAAGTCTCAATGACGGGATTTGGAATGAAGAAAAAACATTGCAAGTTTTGAAAATTTGGTTAACGAAGTTAGACAGATTGGGATTGGAAATATCAATTTCCATTGGCAGTTTTTATAGTGAGCATAAAGAATGGTGGAAATCATACGAAGAAGCAAAAGACGCTCTAGTTGTTGGAGAAAAATTAAAAGTCACCCAAAGAATTTTTCAGTTTCGAGATGTTTCTTTATATGTACTTTTATCAAAGATGATCCCTACTATAAAGGAAAATTCTATTTTCCGGGGTTATGATAAGCTGAAACTGAATGATAAGAACCTAGAATTACAAAATACATTGGATTCCTATATAAAAAATAGTGGTAACAGCAAGCAGACAGCTGCTGAATTGTATGTCCATCGTAATACTGTCCAATACCGATTGAGTAAAATTCATGAGATTACAGGAAAAAATCCTTTTTTTTATTCTGATTTATTTGAATTATATCTGTCATTGATTGTTGATAAATTAGATTAG
- a CDS encoding GntP family permease encodes MDVQVSALGAIVGLIVAIFLIFKKVPPVYALFSGALIGGLLGGATLVETVSLMNQGAQGIVTAVLRILSAGVLAGILIESGAASSIAQTIIKKLGHSKALFALALATMLLTAVGVFIDIAVITVAPIAMAIAYKTNMSRTAILLAMIGGGKAGNIISPNPNTIAVSEAFGVPLTNVMLAGVIPAVFAVVATYFIAKRLVLKGSSISEKELSEETQSVPSFGKAIVAPLVAIVLLSLRPIAGIAIDPMIALPVGGIAGTVVMGKFSSITAYTISGLNKMSGVAVLLLGTGTLAGIISNSALGEVLISGIETMGLPAYMLAPISGIFMSAATASTTSGAAVASSVFSQTLLKAGISNIGGAAMVHAGATVLDHLPHGSFFHATAGSVTMDFRERLRLISYESLIGLIITVISTLIFGVFNLFG; translated from the coding sequence ATGGATGTGCAAGTAAGTGCTTTAGGAGCAATAGTGGGCTTGATAGTAGCTATTTTTTTGATTTTTAAAAAAGTTCCACCGGTATATGCATTATTTAGCGGAGCGCTGATCGGAGGGTTATTAGGCGGTGCTACTTTGGTAGAAACCGTCAGTTTGATGAATCAAGGAGCGCAAGGAATTGTCACTGCAGTTCTAAGAATACTATCTGCTGGTGTTCTGGCAGGAATACTAATAGAGTCAGGTGCAGCTTCATCTATTGCCCAAACAATCATAAAAAAATTAGGTCATTCAAAAGCTCTGTTTGCCTTAGCTTTAGCAACGATGTTGCTTACGGCAGTAGGTGTGTTTATTGACATAGCAGTTATTACTGTTGCTCCTATCGCAATGGCGATAGCCTATAAAACAAACATGTCAAGAACGGCTATTTTATTAGCAATGATTGGCGGAGGCAAGGCTGGGAATATTATTTCGCCAAATCCAAATACGATAGCAGTATCCGAAGCTTTTGGTGTACCTTTAACAAATGTTATGTTGGCGGGAGTCATTCCTGCTGTTTTCGCAGTGGTTGCCACTTATTTTATCGCTAAACGTTTAGTGTTGAAAGGAAGTTCCATTTCCGAAAAAGAATTGTCGGAAGAAACGCAGTCAGTTCCTTCTTTTGGGAAAGCGATTGTGGCGCCTTTGGTAGCGATTGTTCTGTTGTCATTAAGGCCGATTGCCGGTATTGCAATTGACCCAATGATTGCATTGCCAGTCGGAGGAATAGCCGGAACAGTTGTGATGGGAAAATTTTCCTCAATCACAGCTTATACTATTTCGGGATTAAATAAGATGTCTGGAGTAGCTGTATTATTGTTAGGGACGGGGACACTGGCCGGAATAATCAGTAATTCGGCGTTGGGTGAGGTACTGATCAGCGGGATTGAAACAATGGGCTTGCCTGCCTATATGCTGGCTCCAATTTCAGGGATATTCATGTCAGCTGCAACAGCATCTACTACATCGGGAGCTGCCGTAGCAAGTAGTGTCTTTAGTCAAACACTATTAAAAGCTGGTATCAGTAACATCGGAGGAGCAGCTATGGTTCATGCGGGAGCTACTGTATTGGATCATTTGCCGCACGGGAGTTTCTTCCATGCAACTGCGGGAAGTGTCACGATGGATTTTAGAGAAAGACTAAGATTAATTTCTTATGAGTCTCTTATAGGGTTGATCATTACTGTGATTTCTACACTTATATTTGGAGTATTTAACTTATTTGGTTGA
- a CDS encoding glycerate kinase: MKIVIAPDSFKESLTALEAANAIEEGFKKVFPDAEYLKVPMADGGEGTVQSLVDTTNGKIQTLTVHGPLGELVEGFYGISGDGKLAIIEMAAASGLDLVSPSERNPLITSTWGTGELIQDAINKGVKEILIGIGGSATNDGGAGMIQCLGGKLLDKEGQQIVPGGVGLADLVSIDLSELNPKLKEVEIKVACDVDNPFTGPKGASYIYGFQKGGTAEQVEQLDKNLAHFASLIRQYLNKDIEFVAGAGAAGGLGGALMAFLDAKLQNGGELVSELVGLAEKICDADLVITGEGGINHQTIYGKTPICVAKIAQKYQVPVIAIAGSLTGNYETVYEHGVTAVFSILSELTSLETALEMGYENIRKTTQNIASVIQLSQSRL, from the coding sequence ATGAAAATTGTTATCGCACCAGACTCATTTAAAGAAAGTTTGACAGCATTAGAAGCAGCTAATGCTATTGAAGAAGGATTTAAAAAGGTATTTCCTGATGCCGAATACTTAAAAGTTCCGATGGCCGATGGAGGCGAAGGAACGGTACAGTCTTTGGTCGATACAACAAATGGTAAAATTCAGACGCTCACTGTTCATGGCCCATTAGGAGAATTGGTAGAAGGATTTTACGGCATTTCAGGAGATGGGAAATTAGCCATTATTGAAATGGCGGCAGCTTCAGGTTTGGACTTGGTTAGCCCTTCAGAGCGAAATCCGTTGATCACATCCACATGGGGTACCGGGGAATTGATTCAAGATGCTATAAACAAAGGGGTAAAGGAAATTTTGATTGGCATAGGAGGCAGTGCGACCAATGATGGTGGTGCTGGAATGATTCAGTGCCTGGGCGGTAAACTCTTGGATAAAGAAGGGCAACAAATCGTTCCTGGTGGAGTCGGCTTGGCTGATTTAGTTTCGATCGATCTTTCCGAATTAAATCCCAAATTAAAAGAAGTTGAAATCAAAGTAGCTTGTGATGTGGATAATCCTTTTACCGGACCTAAAGGCGCTTCTTATATTTACGGGTTTCAAAAAGGCGGAACGGCTGAGCAAGTAGAACAACTCGATAAAAATCTGGCACATTTTGCCAGTTTGATTCGCCAGTATCTGAATAAGGACATTGAGTTTGTTGCTGGGGCAGGAGCAGCTGGCGGTTTAGGCGGTGCTTTGATGGCCTTTTTAGACGCTAAGCTGCAAAATGGCGGCGAGTTGGTAAGCGAATTGGTCGGTTTAGCAGAAAAGATTTGTGATGCCGATTTGGTGATAACGGGTGAAGGCGGAATAAACCACCAAACGATTTATGGGAAAACACCCATTTGTGTAGCTAAAATTGCTCAAAAATATCAAGTCCCAGTCATCGCTATTGCAGGAAGCTTGACTGGTAATTACGAGACAGTCTATGAACATGGAGTGACGGCAGTATTCAGCATTCTTTCTGAGCTCACTTCATTAGAGACAGCGTTGGAGATGGGATATGAGAATATAAGAAAAACAACACAGAATATTGCGTCAGTTATTCAATTAAGTCAGAGCAGGCTTTGA
- a CDS encoding YccF domain-containing protein — MNFLMNLIWFVLGGFISFISWVVIGVLWCLTIVGIPIGMQCFKFAVMAAVPFGREIRISESGTSLVLNIIWMLLGGLALAAEEVILGIVFCLTIVGIPFGLQHFKHAKLALFPFGAEIYRVA; from the coding sequence ATGAATTTCTTAATGAATCTGATTTGGTTTGTGTTGGGTGGTTTCATCAGCTTCATTTCCTGGGTTGTGATCGGTGTTTTGTGGTGCCTAACGATAGTCGGGATCCCAATCGGTATGCAATGCTTCAAGTTCGCGGTGATGGCGGCTGTGCCGTTCGGTAGGGAAATCCGCATCAGCGAAAGCGGCACGTCTTTAGTGTTGAATATAATCTGGATGCTGTTGGGCGGCTTGGCATTGGCTGCTGAGGAAGTCATCCTGGGCATCGTCTTCTGTCTGACTATCGTAGGCATTCCGTTCGGGCTGCAGCACTTCAAACACGCCAAGCTGGCATTGTTTCCGTTTGGGGCGGAAATCTATCGGGTTGCATAA
- a CDS encoding SDR family oxidoreductase, protein MKLLVTGATGKFGSKVVETLLKTVPASELAVSVRNPEKAEALRARGVEVRQGDFDHPETLDAAFAGVDRLLLVSADGDNETRIRQHANAVAAAERAGVGFIAYTSLANAKESQNLFAPTHQFTEEAILKTGIPYSFLRNNWYLENEISGIQGVLAGAPWITSAENGKVGWALQQDYAEAAAAVLSGDGQENTTYELSGKVLAQEEIAAALGSVLGKEVTVQQVDDATYAAIMQDAGVPDFVIPILVEIQKSIRVGSLDVESNDFEKLLGRPATPIQEGLSQIVNGITQN, encoded by the coding sequence ATGAAATTATTAGTAACGGGAGCAACAGGAAAATTCGGCTCGAAGGTTGTAGAAACGCTGTTGAAGACTGTACCGGCCAGTGAATTGGCCGTCAGTGTTCGTAACCCAGAGAAAGCGGAAGCGTTAAGGGCTCGTGGCGTGGAAGTCCGCCAAGGGGATTTTGATCACCCGGAAACACTGGATGCTGCTTTTGCAGGCGTTGATCGTTTATTGCTTGTTTCCGCGGATGGGGATAACGAAACAAGAATTCGTCAGCACGCCAATGCAGTGGCTGCGGCAGAACGCGCGGGCGTCGGGTTCATCGCGTACACCAGTTTAGCGAATGCAAAAGAAAGCCAAAACTTATTCGCCCCAACGCATCAGTTCACAGAAGAAGCAATTCTGAAAACTGGGATTCCCTACTCCTTCTTGCGCAACAACTGGTACTTGGAGAATGAAATTTCGGGAATTCAAGGTGTCCTGGCAGGAGCTCCATGGATCACATCAGCAGAAAACGGCAAGGTAGGTTGGGCACTTCAACAAGATTATGCAGAGGCTGCGGCTGCTGTCCTTTCCGGTGACGGGCAAGAAAACACAACCTACGAGCTTTCCGGCAAGGTATTGGCTCAGGAAGAAATAGCGGCAGCTCTCGGAAGTGTATTGGGCAAAGAAGTAACTGTACAACAAGTCGATGACGCTACCTACGCCGCTATTATGCAGGACGCTGGCGTGCCGGATTTCGTTATCCCTATCCTTGTTGAGATCCAAAAAAGTATTCGCGTGGGTTCACTGGATGTTGAGAGCAACGATTTCGAAAAACTCCTTGGTCGTCCAGCAACACCGATCCAGGAGGGTTTGAGCCAAATCGTGAATGGAATTACGCAAAATTAA